tattttaatgtAACTATGTGGTTTGCATGATGCTGCATATACAGGAAACATCTAGTGGAATTGGGTGCCATAGCCTTCAACAAGTTGTAAAATACAGGTCTACCCCTTACATAATATTGAAATTttatacatattatttaaattttaaacattttgagtAGTCAGTAAGACGTAATATAATAATTACTTGGAAAAGTCATTGGACCACCAGCTGTGCTGCCTGCAAGCCATCGGCCATCATACACTGATGTATTCCAGTGGCTTTCACATGATCCGTCCAGAAAAGCAGCGGAGTTATTGCAGATATCCAGCTGACAGAAGCTTTTGCAGAAATCCTCCATAGACATCCTCGGTGCAAAATAAAGCCATATGAAATTTTCCATTGAAATTGAAAATGCACTTAAAGATCttatttttggttgtttgttttgtgtgcgtgcctgGGGGTGTTGGAAGTGACTCCTACCAGAATTCTCCATCATTGCCAAACCTTGCATAGGTTTTGCGCTCTTCGTCAGTGACTGTCAACCATGTATTCGACctgggatttttaaaaataatacatgtaGAACATTTTAGTTAAACTTAAGAGATTCaggcaaaagtaaaaaaaaaaatttgagaaaACCTGTTTTGTCACATTTTCTTATGCAACAACAGAACAACCCCAGCAAAAGACACACAAGATATTGGAAAGTCTATTCATTTGGAGTAGTAGTAGTTACTAGGAACTCATAGTTtgtcaaattaaatagtttgttggcaactgaaaaacaaaaactacaaagagTCTCAGCTTCAGGTATTCTGTGCTCAACAGAACATGAGTTTATTCAGATACAAAACACATTACTGAAACAGGCTCTTAGTATGGGTAAAGAAACTTGCCTACATTTAATACACTTAATTACATCAGTCAagtgatttcctattttacTACAATGATATAATATGTGTTACATATTTTAACAGCTTATGACATTCTCATTAACACATTACACAACAGACAAGCTGATTGTGCCACTGTGACTAAGAACAAAAAAGTGGTGTTTGTATTATTTAGTTTATCTTATCTGAGTGCATAGTAAAGCTGAAATTAAAATCAGAATCCCAAAAATAGTAtgaatattttgttattttaaagtattaaacatTTCCAAGACAATGTTATAGACTGTCACTTCCATTTGTTCTTGTCCAAATATGTTGTCAACTATGTGAAAATGCGCTGATGTGGTTGTgtgcacatttttaaacatttagatatttacagtatacagcagGTGGTTTTGCAGTGTTTAATATAATATGTTCTTACCCATCACTCCAATTTCCGTTCCATTCTGTATGTCCCCATGGGTTAAAAAGCCTTACCAGCTGAACCTGTTTGCCACTGCTTGTAACCTGTTAACACACCCAGGGATAACCTTTCAAAACCTCAGTCATTTAAAGGGTTTCAAAGAGTACAAAAGGCAACAAGTATTACAAatctctaataaaaaaaaaaaacgaaaaattaAGCCAAGAAAAATTTATCTTACTggtatattttattaagtaattttatttatttaaataagccTTATAATAGTGCATaagatttaaaggtgcagtttGAAAATGGTTTAAAGCTATTTTGAAAGCCTCATGGTAAGTAAATTATGCTTCACAAAATTGCAGTGTAATCAGTATAaattatttgaacattttaTACTTAAAACAGCATAACATTGGCCTTGGAGACAAGACGAAGCCTGTAAAGACATGGTGTACTAAGGTACAGTAAGTGTAGAAGAAACTGAGTTGTCTGCACAGATCTCTTCCCTAAGCTTTGGGTTAAACTGGAACACAGATCTGCCAACAGGCTGCCTCACCCAACATGAGTTACTCATTAATTCTCTTGTGATTAAAATGCTAAATCCCAAAAATGTTGCTTAAAACTTATAAGCTGCTTCTTTAAATTAGATTCATAATAATATGACATACCATGGTGACCCCTGTGACAGTGTAGGCATGACCCTCCACTAGACCATTGTTCTGCGTGGGGTTACGCTGTGCCTGAAAAAAGACTCTTGTAAAGATGAATGGAATACACACATCCATATAAGATATATGGTTTATTATGGCATTAGCACAATGATGCAATGTGCATTGTAATGGAACTATCTTTCTAATGCTATCATAGACAAAGGTGCATGAAACTATAATGAACAGTTAACAGTGTATTTACATTTCCAGGTGTACCACAACCCATCAGAGAGTTGGCTTTGGCTGCTCGATAGATCAGGTCAAACACATTTTGGGGGCTCTCATTTTGGAGGTCCAATGTCATGTGCACACCACCAGTAAAGTCCTTCAGGGCTTCAGATACCCAGCCAAATTTCATGTCTGCATAAGACCCACACACTCTGAAACAaatgcaaatttaaataattcatgaaAAGTTATAATTATGGCATTATTAGACTATATAGTTTAATACATTTAGACTAGGGCTTACTTGGCATATGCCTTTTCTAACAGAGCAGGCCAAAACTCAACAATTCCAGGACTTTGCGGAGTTGTAGGAATTTGGGGGCGTACAAAAATGAGTTGTCCACTAATGGTTGGCAGTTTGTCATCAATTACAACATCAACCCACCGTCCAAACCTCCAGAactaaagaaaaatgaaaataccTTAAAcctaaaacataataaaacttAAGGAAGATGCAAAAGTCAAGTAAAAGAAGTTTTAGCAAAATACTTACCCTAAAGTGAAATATTCCTACATAATCCTTTTGAAATGACTGTTCAGTGGGAAAGACCCTCTGAATTAGTTCCTTTTGAAATGTTAGAGCACCGACTGCAGCTAGAAACCAGCAGTTTCCTTAAGGAGCAAAAGGTTTTAAAAGGTCACTACATGTCCTTTTATTTGAAAGCTTTGTTTATATCCAGTGGCGACTGGTGCAAAAATTTTTGGGTGGGCGCAAACaagataaaaatttaacttttaatagtttcctgtaaatagccataagaagtgATGGAAAAGCACATTGTAAGCTCGGCTgcgatcacttgactgctgcttaattagaagatcaggttgaTCTGGaccaagctctttaacttttttttttttctttatcttatcACATTGCAAAGGGTATATTagaaaagaaattacagaatttaaTAAGACTCACTGAGAAttgtccaatcacatgagcccaaatatttttttaaaatattgatttaCTAAGAACAAGAGTGCGCCCCAAtgatgatttgaaaaaatccaattaaagctcagcctcaaatcacatcCTTTTCGAAGATTTACACTTATTTTACACTTATTTATCTGGCGCCCCGcgtacacattttttattgtaagtaaattgtattaagtaaatattgtgactaaatgactttatttcactattaaaataaataattaggttaaataattacatgtttcTTCTCTGCCTAATTCTAAGGGGGCGGCACCTTATATGACACCTCACTGTTTATATctgtaaatgatttaaaaaggttaaaaaaaagatgatgattACATAACTAAAAATGCCTGCACAACAATGGAAATAATGGTACAAATGACATGCATTCAATTAGTACATTATTGTAATCTTACCCAAACGTCCCTGGGCAAAGTCAAACCTGGACACACCATCAACAATTAGATAAGGATTTGGCACTAGGTTCTGGAAAAGGACCAACAGTTATTaatattcaacatttttttagatcagtgtgagtgtttgtatATTCAGGGtaggtttttaaaataattttaatttgaacatgtttcagcacagttgcaTAATTTTCACAACCACCCcagttaaatttgtttttgcagAAGTACCATTGGCCTTATCCATTCAACTTTTGCCAAGTCTTCAGCACTTAGCAAGTTTTCCCCAATTGAACTGTTGTCAGGGGGAAACATGTCATCAATATATCTTCTGTTCCTGATAAGATAATACTGTTGCAGCAACTCATAGTCCTGGCCCAGAAACTTCTTTGGGTTCCTAAGGGTCCCCACGCCATCACTTTCCTGACGCTCTTTAATGATATTAAGGCACACTCCAGGAGCAGACATCTTAGAATATATGTGATCTGTAAAAACAGAATTGtcttatatgtatattattaataGATTTATAATGGCAAAGTATGCAATAGTTGGCGTAACTGACATTTGACATGGAAATTGACATTACTCAACTTCCAGTTAGCATTGCACATTGCAAAAATGCTATTACTGGCAAACAGTCTGGATAGGTATGAACATGCAAAGTTTATTTTAAGGTAACAGCCAtaatgttgattttattttttttcattacatgcATTTGTGCAGAACATGTGTGACTGTGGAAGGCAGgagaagacaaaaaataaaaacaagtacaACAGAACTCAATGCCCGTGACGTGAACAAGGATGGCTCCATTACAAGAaaagttttggttttgcttttctgggatggtcttcatgagaggcggtttcatcatggtgcttggtgtgttgcaaatgcacttggcaATACTGTTCTTGAAAGAGCTATACTGTaccagaacagctgaccattgagttttaaaataactgagtgttgttgcttttgtttaatTACTTAATACCATATGTGTTATATaatagtttaaaagttttaaagttaattCACTCATTCTTATTAGGCTACACAGACAGGTGTATAGTCAGATGGACAGATGACAAAAATAGTCACACTGTATGCCTTGTAGACTTCATAATTTCAAGCTCCAGCACTTTTCCATGATCAACTGCATGTGGATAAACAAGCAAATCGCAAAATATGTCCACCATATCAGTAACAAATTCAAAGCAAAGAAGATACATTCATCACAtagtaattataaaaatgtacaatgcaatttaatgtaatcagttacAGTGATAAGGTGGGTGATATTTTGCGACTTGTCCACATGTTGATCAATGAAAAGTGCTGGAGCTTGAAATTATGGAGTCTCAAAGGCACCTTATAGTTATAGTCATTCAGTCTTAGAACCTTTAAACTAGTAACAACATTCTGAGGGGAAATTCTTTGTTAAATTAGTAGTAGTAACATTTAGTTTTCTATGTGTTTCTTTAGCTGCTGCTTTTTGCCAAAAACAattcaagaaaataaaacacatagcAATTAAATACTCAAGTAAAGTCAAATAATACAAGTCACATTTTACTGCATCTCAGTGTGCATTAGCCAAAACTTTAAATGGTTCAGAAAAACAGAAGTATGGAAAAATCCAACATACATCAGTCCTACACCTGGTAATGAAAACTGGATCTTTCATTAGAGTATCATAGCATAACTGTAAGCAACACAatgtgttatatatttatatgctaATGGCTAACATGCagcaatattatttatatactgtataagagttGGTTTTGTGCTCTAATACTGCAACAGactaattacaaaatatagCAAGAGTTTTACTGTGGTATTAGTTTatgcagtttaaaaaacaaagttacAGATCACACTTTACCTTAATGTTAGATGGTACTGAGATCTCACATGGAGGAACTGTAGCTTTGCTTCCTGTTGGTGCCTCtaatacctttttttgtttgcctCAGGTGTTCAGGGGTTGGGTTCAGAACTCCACCTATCTGAATATTTGCCTGGGCATAGTACAGTTTTAATCCCAGACTAAGCTTTACCGTCAAGGAATCGACAAGAGTAGACATGTTAAATTTTTCCAGACCACTATCTCATACACAGCTTTATCCATACAAATGCAAACAATGAGAATTTCTTTTTGATATTTCTGAAGAAATGCCTCAGGGCCAAACAGCATGCACGATATGCTGGTATAATATGTGAACTGGCTTTTGTAATGATACATTTTACCTttaggattaataaagtactttacagtttttctcaatcGCTTTGGTGCGTTTCTCAGAACACTATTAACATTTGCACAGCAGTTAGTGCATTTCTCAAAACAATTAGTGCAAACTGCAAAACCTACTAGATAGCCTGCAAAAGCACGTCACATGCTCAAAATTGATAATCCATTCCTCAAAAGCAAGTATTCATGTCAATGAAACTGTCAGTGccatcaaaatgaaaagtctTGACACCATCTTTATGAACAAGATTTGTCATGTTTTCACTATGACTGTTTATAATTTCAGTGTTTTCCATTGCAAAAATATTTGGTGACACCTGAAAATGCTCAAGACAGCACTATGACAGCACTACTTGTACAGCCATTTGAAATGTGCAGTAAAGTTACTGTAGATGTTATGGGAGTTTTGGGAGTAACTGAGACACTGAATAcgtacattttacatttttactgtatagaAGTGTTTGTAATTCTACAgcattgtgcaaaagaaaaatgtgctacaGTCACTTGTTTACTGTAGAATACATGTAAACATAAAATCACTGTGCACAAATgtgaacaatatacagtacatgtaacagtacagtattgtacagtactgttacatactgtacaggtacagtaaatCATTCTGACACATCCAGAcgtttctgtctgtctggccaCATATTTTCATCTACATCACAACGGATGTTATCCCTCGCAATGCAGCGAGGAAAGTATCTCCTGGAGTGGCGAATCCATCCTCTGCAGGACTCTGCTGTGATGTTGTCACATGCTGCATCCATGGCTGCTAGCAGGGCCATTTGCTCATGTGGATGCCGGTCAATTCACCTGAGATCAAATCAAGGTGAAATTTACCTGAGATCAATTGTTCAATTTAGGAGACATTTCCAGgaaaaaatgataaagaaagGTATAGAATTTGCTTGACAGATGAATAATATTTGACATTTGATAACTAGTTCAACAATTTTGTGTGTAATGACTCAAGCAATGAAAGTAAGACTATTAGTTTTATTGAGAACGACTATTCAGCATACTGTACTGACTCCAGGGACAAtcgatagatcgatagatagatcgatggatagatagatagatagatagatagatagatagatagatagatagatagatagatagatagatagatagatagatagatagatgctgTTTTCAACTTGAAACCGTGTTTTACCCAACTGTACACTAAAACAGTACAGTCCACTGTATACatagtatacataatattaaaaaatacataatagtatacataatattaaaaaataaaataaaatatgaatgtacatttaatcattaaatattatagcaagtttttttgtggattacctttttttctttgttacatAACATACTACAGTTTTAATACCAAAGGCAGCTTTCCAGA
This genomic stretch from Clarias gariepinus isolate MV-2021 ecotype Netherlands chromosome 13, CGAR_prim_01v2, whole genome shotgun sequence harbors:
- the si:ch211-202f3.3 gene encoding calpain-1 catalytic subunit, producing MSAPGVCLNIIKERQESDGVGTLRNPKKFLGQDYELLQQYYLIRNRRYIDDMFPPDNSSIGENLLSAEDLAKVEWIRPMNLVPNPYLIVDGVSRFDFAQGRLGNCWFLAAVGALTFQKELIQRVFPTEQSFQKDYVGIFHFRFWRFGRWVDVVIDDKLPTISGQLIFVRPQIPTTPQSPGIVEFWPALLEKAYAKVCGSYADMKFGWVSEALKDFTGGVHMTLDLQNESPQNVFDLIYRAAKANSLMGCGTPGNAQRNPTQNNGLVEGHAYTVTGVTMVTSSGKQVQLVRLFNPWGHTEWNGNWSDGSNTWLTVTDEERKTYARFGNDGEFWMSMEDFCKSFCQLDICNNSAAFLDGSCESHWNTSVYDGRWLAGSTAGGPMTFPISNNFWTNPQFPVKITEIKRACEPITKKEPNILVCLMQKPDKRNRRLTRNLHIGFCIFKRKTPGRKDSTGTSTCSVDNTPVYYTKVMFDSREITQFMRLESGEYIMVPYTSVPNKTASFILSICSKTETQTGEPCMMGGSDETIQRQLSDHYQEMNAEQLQRFLNENYVGGGTSSTGGFSLDACQSIVAIMDISITGTLSASEFNELLKRIDLYKRIFFGVDNNRDGILSLTELRHALEATGFRVNDKLLELITLRFADCTGRITLPRFICLALRVTCMSEIFRKLADRHSMNLKEHEWLYLTMYS